A single genomic interval of Planktothrix sp. FACHB-1365 harbors:
- a CDS encoding carbamoyltransferase, with product MNILGISAYYHDSAAALVCDGKIVAAAQEERFTRKKHDPRFPANAIRYCLQEANITFFEIDQVVFYDKPLVKFERLLETYLSYAPRGFRSFMKAMPVWLKEKLYLKTVLKKELCAIAGAKKAKLPPLLFTEHHQSHAASAFFPSPFQKAAVMCLDGVGEWATTSVWLGEGNSLTPVWEIDFPHSLGLLYSAFTYYTGFKVNSGEYKLMGLAPYGEPIYVDKILTHLIDLKDDGTFRLNLEYFNYAVGLTMTNTKFDQLFGGPPRKPETPISQREMDIAASIQVVTEEVVLRLTRSVQKELNVDYLCLAGGVALNCVANGRILREGPFKDIWIQPAAGDAGGALGAALAVWYQYHQQPRNVETDLALDISAEKLLETSAGLKSAVVALKTTQKRLDYMEGSYLGPKFSEVEIQEYLDTVGAKYLRLDDVELMPRLAEILADGNVVGWFQGRMEFGPRALGGRSIIGDPRNQKMQSVMNLKIKYRESFRPFAPSVRAERVSDYFELDRPSPYMLIVAPVQEDLRIPMSPEQEQLFGIEKLNVPRSEIPAITHVDYSARVQTIHKETNPRYYDLIHHFEKRTGCAVIVNTSFNVRGEPIVGSPEDAYRCFMRTEMDYLVLENFLLAKTEQTAWEKDDSWQKEFELD from the coding sequence ATGAACATACTTGGAATTTCAGCTTATTACCATGACAGCGCTGCGGCGCTCGTCTGTGATGGTAAGATTGTGGCAGCAGCCCAGGAAGAACGGTTTACGCGCAAAAAACACGACCCTAGATTTCCAGCCAACGCCATTCGCTATTGTCTTCAGGAAGCCAACATCACCTTTTTTGAAATTGATCAAGTCGTTTTTTACGATAAACCCCTGGTAAAATTTGAGCGACTCCTCGAAACCTACCTCAGCTACGCACCGCGCGGGTTTCGTTCTTTTATGAAAGCCATGCCTGTTTGGTTAAAAGAAAAACTTTACCTAAAAACTGTATTAAAAAAAGAATTATGCGCGATCGCAGGCGCTAAAAAAGCCAAACTTCCCCCATTATTATTTACAGAACATCATCAATCTCATGCGGCTTCTGCCTTCTTTCCCAGTCCCTTCCAAAAAGCGGCGGTGATGTGTTTAGATGGCGTGGGAGAATGGGCGACAACTTCTGTTTGGTTAGGGGAAGGTAATAGTTTAACGCCCGTTTGGGAAATTGATTTTCCCCATTCTTTAGGTTTACTTTATTCCGCTTTTACCTATTATACAGGGTTTAAAGTTAACTCTGGCGAATATAAATTAATGGGATTAGCACCCTATGGTGAACCCATTTATGTTGATAAAATTCTCACCCATTTAATTGATTTAAAAGACGATGGTACATTCCGATTAAATCTGGAATATTTTAATTATGCCGTCGGTCTAACCATGACCAATACTAAGTTTGATCAACTGTTTGGTGGCCCGCCTCGTAAACCCGAAACCCCCATTAGTCAACGGGAAATGGATATCGCGGCGTCTATTCAAGTTGTCACTGAAGAAGTGGTTTTGCGTCTGACCCGTAGCGTTCAGAAAGAATTAAATGTTGATTACCTCTGTTTAGCCGGGGGTGTAGCCCTGAATTGCGTTGCTAATGGCCGGATTTTGCGTGAAGGCCCCTTTAAAGATATTTGGATTCAACCGGCTGCTGGAGATGCGGGAGGGGCGTTAGGGGCTGCCTTAGCCGTTTGGTATCAATATCATCAACAACCTCGTAACGTGGAAACGGATCTCGCCCTTGATATTTCGGCTGAAAAACTATTAGAAACCAGTGCGGGTTTAAAATCGGCTGTTGTTGCCCTAAAAACAACCCAAAAACGCTTAGATTATATGGAAGGTTCCTATCTGGGGCCGAAATTTAGCGAGGTGGAAATTCAGGAATATTTAGATACTGTTGGTGCGAAATATTTACGGTTAGATGATGTGGAATTAATGCCCCGTTTAGCGGAAATTTTAGCCGATGGAAACGTGGTCGGATGGTTCCAAGGACGAATGGAATTTGGGCCGAGGGCGTTAGGCGGACGTTCAATTATTGGTGATCCGCGCAATCAAAAAATGCAGTCGGTGATGAACTTAAAAATCAAATATCGAGAATCTTTTCGACCCTTTGCCCCATCGGTGAGGGCGGAACGAGTTTCTGATTATTTTGAATTAGATCGCCCCAGTCCCTATATGTTAATTGTGGCTCCGGTTCAAGAGGATTTAAGAATTCCTATGTCCCCGGAACAGGAACAATTATTTGGGATTGAAAAACTCAATGTTCCTCGTTCAGAAATTCCAGCAATTACCCACGTTGATTATTCCGCACGGGTACAAACCATTCACAAAGAAACGAATCCTCGCTATTACGATTTAATCCATCATTTTGAAAAACGCACGGGCTGTGCTGTGATTGTTAATACCTCTTTTAACGTGCGGGGAGAACCCATTGTGGGCAGTCCAGAAGATGCCTATCGTTGCTTTATGCGAACCGAAATGGATTATCTGGTTTTAGAGAATTTCCTGTTAGCCAAAACTGAACAAACCGCTTGGGAAAAAGATGATTCTTGGCAAAAAGAATTTGAATTAGATTAA
- a CDS encoding SxtJ family membrane protein produces the protein MTDHDIPQLDAKGLREFGLTTGAIIIGLFGVVLPLLLGHWPPRTWPWVLGTILILWALISPKTLNPVYHLWMKFGLFMGAINSKIILGVVFYVMMAPMGFIKRLFGSDAMQRQFNPNLSTYRVASKVRPKESMERPF, from the coding sequence ATGACTGATCACGATATTCCTCAACTTGACGCGAAAGGATTACGCGAATTTGGATTAACAACCGGAGCCATTATTATTGGCTTATTTGGTGTTGTTTTGCCTTTGTTACTCGGACATTGGCCGCCGCGAACTTGGCCTTGGGTATTAGGAACCATCCTCATCCTTTGGGCATTAATCTCTCCTAAAACCTTAAATCCGGTGTATCACCTGTGGATGAAATTTGGGTTATTCATGGGGGCAATTAACAGTAAGATTATTCTCGGTGTCGTCTTTTACGTTATGATGGCTCCGATGGGATTTATTAAACGCCTATTCGGTTCTGATGCGATGCAGCGTCAATTTAACCCTAATCTCTCAACCTATCGGGTTGCGAGTAAAGTCAGACCTAAAGAAAGTATGGAGCGACCGTTCTAG
- a CDS encoding DUF5989 family protein, which produces MFEATLDFLKDIWAFMKERKKYWLLPLIITLVLLGALIVLSHGSAIAPFIYTLF; this is translated from the coding sequence GTGTTTGAAGCAACATTAGATTTTTTAAAAGACATTTGGGCGTTCATGAAAGAACGCAAAAAGTATTGGTTATTGCCTCTAATTATTACATTGGTTTTATTAGGGGCGTTGATTGTTCTCAGTCACGGTTCTGCGATCGCACCCTTTATTTATACCTTGTTTTAA
- a CDS encoding SGNH/GDSL hydrolase family protein — protein sequence MGQWKAWAVNLGLALSSLVLGIAIGEIGLRLAKIEGLKKLPEPSHAVFSPSFFTQSDLDRGWSNRPGAKGWWQYEGESYVEINSDGLRDQEYAIAKPKNTFRIAVLGDSFTLASQVPANSNYTSVLEKTLGNCAKFKGKNIEVLNFGVDGYGTAQELITLREKVGKYHPDLVIVSFFIGNDVIDNSRKLENNYYRPFFVYKNGQLEPDFSFRNLPMGYSNRYLITTVDHLPDWLVNHSRILQVAKKAELEYRKNNLVKHSNQLSVTTFREPQDPDWKEAWQITEDLLRLMAQEVKDKGAKFLLMVIADPMQVHQDEATRQFFKVSNKIDNLYYPNEQLKNIGKRNNFPVLDLAPDFQAYAKQNQVCLHGFEKNNTLCGGHWNLKGHHLAAELITNQLCKTDNGL from the coding sequence ATGGGGCAGTGGAAAGCATGGGCAGTAAATCTAGGGCTGGCTTTAAGTAGTTTAGTCCTAGGGATTGCCATTGGAGAAATCGGTTTAAGGTTAGCCAAAATTGAGGGATTAAAAAAACTTCCTGAACCTAGTCATGCAGTTTTTTCTCCCTCCTTTTTTACTCAATCTGATCTTGATCGAGGCTGGTCAAATCGACCCGGAGCAAAAGGATGGTGGCAGTATGAAGGGGAATCCTACGTTGAAATTAATAGCGATGGATTACGGGATCAAGAATATGCGATCGCTAAACCTAAAAATACCTTTCGGATTGCAGTTTTAGGGGATTCTTTTACCTTAGCCTCCCAAGTTCCTGCTAACAGTAACTATACTTCAGTTTTAGAAAAAACCTTGGGTAATTGTGCGAAATTCAAGGGAAAAAATATTGAAGTGCTCAATTTTGGAGTGGATGGCTATGGAACAGCCCAAGAATTAATTACCCTGCGAGAAAAAGTGGGGAAATATCACCCGGATTTAGTAATTGTTTCCTTTTTTATTGGGAATGATGTGATTGATAATTCTCGAAAATTAGAAAACAACTATTATCGGCCGTTTTTTGTTTATAAAAATGGTCAGTTAGAGCCGGATTTTTCCTTCCGCAACTTACCTATGGGCTATAGTAACCGCTATTTAATTACAACGGTTGATCATCTTCCTGATTGGTTAGTCAACCATTCTCGAATTTTACAAGTTGCCAAAAAAGCCGAACTAGAATATCGTAAAAACAATTTAGTTAAACACTCAAATCAGTTAAGTGTAACAACCTTTAGAGAACCTCAAGATCCTGACTGGAAAGAGGCTTGGCAAATTACTGAAGATCTCCTCAGATTAATGGCTCAGGAAGTCAAAGACAAAGGAGCTAAATTTTTATTAATGGTGATTGCTGATCCGATGCAAGTTCATCAAGATGAAGCCACAAGACAATTTTTTAAAGTCTCTAATAAAATTGATAATTTATATTATCCCAATGAACAATTAAAAAACATTGGAAAACGCAACAATTTTCCCGTCTTAGACCTAGCTCCCGATTTTCAAGCTTATGCTAAACAAAATCAAGTTTGCTTACATGGATTTGAAAAAAATAATACCCTTTGTGGGGGACATTGGAACTTAAAAGGACATCATTTAGCCGCAGAATTAATTACAAATCAATTGTGTAAAACTGATAACGGATTATGA
- a CDS encoding SGNH/GDSL hydrolase family protein: protein MKVLKSLILNTSLVFGSLILAVILGEIALRVAGIKYPPPLPPDSEALAYTVKDPYRGWSPRPNAKTVWRGEGEASELKMNGFGMRDYERTLEKPANSYRVAILGDSFMEALQVPLEKTAASVMQSQLKSCPFLKGKTVEVLNFSVQGYGTAQQLMTWRHHAQQFSPDLVILGFYPGNDIRNNYRPLEHDHLRPYFVEKNGQLVEDLSFRTLNPASLERDYYTFSKLDQLPYELIANSRILQLIRQAEIESKRRQLQKDYEQTDINFYKEPPDQNWQQAWKITEQLVTLLKNEVTAKGKDFMVVMVSDSFQVQPDPKKRQKFMEAHQIQDIFYPDKRIYALGQREGFPVFRLAEPLQKQAEKTGVCLHGFKNAEACGGHWNREGNRQAGELIASEVCQRLMGQSPSPQK, encoded by the coding sequence ATGAAAGTTTTGAAATCTTTAATTCTCAATACAAGTTTAGTTTTTGGCAGTTTAATCCTAGCCGTTATTTTAGGTGAAATTGCCTTGCGAGTTGCGGGAATTAAATATCCGCCCCCCCTTCCCCCCGACTCAGAAGCCTTAGCTTATACCGTTAAAGATCCCTATCGAGGTTGGTCGCCTCGACCCAATGCTAAAACCGTTTGGCGGGGAGAAGGAGAAGCGTCAGAATTAAAAATGAATGGGTTTGGAATGCGGGATTATGAACGAACTTTAGAAAAGCCAGCCAATAGTTATCGAGTTGCAATTTTAGGGGATTCTTTTATGGAAGCGTTACAAGTTCCCCTGGAAAAAACCGCCGCCTCGGTAATGCAATCTCAACTCAAAAGTTGTCCCTTTTTAAAAGGCAAAACCGTTGAAGTTTTAAATTTTTCTGTTCAAGGTTATGGAACTGCTCAACAGTTAATGACATGGCGACATCATGCACAACAATTTTCGCCAGATTTAGTGATTTTGGGGTTCTATCCGGGTAACGATATTAGAAATAATTATCGTCCGTTAGAGCATGATCATTTGCGTCCCTATTTTGTAGAAAAAAATGGTCAACTTGTGGAAGATTTATCGTTTAGAACCTTAAATCCTGCCAGTCTTGAACGGGATTATTATACATTTTCAAAACTGGATCAATTGCCTTATGAATTAATCGCTAATTCTCGAATTTTACAGCTTATTCGACAAGCCGAGATAGAATCTAAACGTCGTCAATTACAAAAAGATTATGAACAAACCGATATTAATTTTTATAAAGAACCTCCTGATCAAAACTGGCAACAAGCTTGGAAGATTACAGAACAATTAGTCACCTTACTAAAAAATGAAGTGACGGCAAAAGGCAAGGATTTTATGGTGGTAATGGTGAGTGATTCCTTTCAAGTTCAACCTGACCCTAAAAAACGTCAGAAATTTATGGAAGCTCATCAAATTCAGGATATTTTTTATCCTGATAAACGAATTTATGCCCTAGGACAACGAGAAGGATTCCCCGTTTTCCGACTCGCAGAACCCTTACAAAAGCAAGCCGAAAAAACAGGAGTCTGCTTACATGGATTTAAAAATGCTGAAGCCTGTGGCGGACATTGGAACCGGGAAGGAAATCGCCAAGCCGGGGAATTAATCGCAAGTGAAGTCTGTCAACGGCTGATGGGTCAATCCCCAAGCCCTCAAAAATAA